The following are encoded together in the Raphanus sativus cultivar WK10039 unplaced genomic scaffold, ASM80110v3 Scaffold4806, whole genome shotgun sequence genome:
- the LOC130507566 gene encoding uncharacterized protein At1g65710-like, with amino-acid sequence MGCCISKKPSSIPPSSGTTCDVKSPDPVKPNVNKPTKPVTKLPVKPVIELQETVEEAKPIIPEKVEKEEEEEIKHRRSHEEASASVAVEKPVVRTSSCTKEEVDAILIQCGKLSRSDDSAAAKTRRYSGSKRSFDFDQNERNRGGGDVEEGRKTPQRNRVERVNGSPRERRRRTPSRERERGGSRGVSRSPAKGSEATNPRGSLVNSSNTKFVRGSLVSNTKFVTVPARDKNGDPSLSKRVTTSVVKRSIGEACSNVQPPHPREQSQSPYRRRKPLGEIDQNATKGDKKKRENECAKPQGISRSRSLRKSRDFQTLLLPSSEEEDKSSYTALLLKDIKNFHVGKSSSHEEEEDPLSLLPSCVTKACSIVDAVAHLNSTSDSNQFRFTSTMTVKKADLMEPSFEKYVTVNRGCCSLEEQESSCASNNLT; translated from the coding sequence ATGGGTTGTTGTATCAGCAAGAAACCTTCTTCGATCCCTCCCTCCAGTGGCACCACTTGTGATGTTAAATCCCCAGATCCAGTCAAACCGAATGTTAATAAACCCACTAAACCGGTGACTAAGCTGCCGGTTAAACCGGTGATTGAGCTTCAGGAGACAGTGGAAGAAGCCAAACCAATTATACCCGAGAAggtagagaaagaagaagaagaagagataaaaCATAGGAGAAGCCATGAGGAGGCTTCAGCTTCTGTAGCGGTGGAGAAACCAGTGGTGAGGACGTCAAGCTGTACCAAAGAAGAAGTTGACGCGATACTGATACAATGCGGGAAGTTAAGTCGGAGCGATGACTCCGCCGCCGCTAAAACCAGAAGATACTCTGGCTCAAAAAGAAGCTTCGACTTTGATCAGAACGAGAGGAACCGAGGAGGAGGAGATGTGGAGGAAGGGAGGAAGACGCCTCAAAGGAATCGAGTAGAGAGAGTGAATGGTTCGCCTCGTGAACGGAGAAGACGAACTCCAagcagagaaagagaaagaggaggaAGCAGAGGGGTGAGCAGATCTCCCGCAAAAGGATCCGAGGCGACTAATCCTAGGGGCAGTTTGGTAAATTCGAGCAACACTAAGTTTGTTAGGGGCAGTTTGGTAAGCAACACTAAGTTTGTTACAGTTCCGGCGAGGGACAAGAACGGAGACCCGTCGTTGAGTAAACGAGTTACTACTAGTGTTGTTAAGAGAAGCATCGGAGAAGCTTGTAGTAATGTTCAACCTCCTCATCCTCGGGAGCAATCACAATCACCGTACAGGAGGAGAAAGCCACTTGGAGAAATCGATCAGAACGCGACAAAAGgagacaagaagaagagagaaaacgAATGTGCGAAACCTCAAGGGATAAGCAGAAGCCGATCGTTGAGGAAATCACGTGACTTCCAAACGTTGTTGTTGCCATCAAGCGAAGAAGAGGACAAGAGCAGTTACACGGCGCTGTTGCTGAAAGACATCAAGAATTTCCATGTGGGGAAGAGTAGTAGtcatgaggaggaggaggatcctTTGAGTCTTCTTCCATCTTGTGTTACAAAAGCTTGCTCCATTGTTGATGCAGTGGCCCATCTTAACTCCACCTCTGATTCCAACCAGTTTAGATTCACATCTACTATGACTGTGAAGAAAGCGGATTTGATGGAACCGAGCTTTGAAAAGTATGTGACTGTGAACAGAGGTTGTTGTTCCTTGGAGGAGCAAGAATCATCATGTGCCAGCAACAATCTTACctga